In Apium graveolens cultivar Ventura chromosome 10, ASM990537v1, whole genome shotgun sequence, the following are encoded in one genomic region:
- the LOC141691003 gene encoding uncharacterized protein LOC141691003, translating to MDVYQVPDLARCHLLAATFREGAQQWFQKLGPGVITSWEHMKTLFLTQFQAAVKYTPPVTILANVKQKEGESLTSYFKRFNAKSTLVRGATDETLKILLIAGLRVGTDFWKHLQGKDPVSLADVLAQAESFKAIEQSLTETKKNDNTHNSKGRAKRRDRSLSPDYRRNVRSPNRSRDKKKYCDYHESTGHDTHECRHLKYEIGELIKAGYLGEWIDKVKQRRGSDDKGKDERQPLRVEDVEKSTEVKFQRAGSIRAIFGGHPFVGDSNRALERNAREARHPPLTNIHSLEDRSSKIFKGESADITFRERESRWVHHPHNDVLVITMLIGAMNVHQVFLDNGSSANILYYSTYKNWVSRIATCTLKMHTSMALLEKQ from the exons atggatgtatatcaagtacctgatttggctcGATGTCATCTCTTGGCGGCCACTTTTAGAGAAGGCGCTCAGCAGTGGTTCCAGAAACTTGGTCCAGGTGTGATCACATCTTGGGAACATATGAAAACTTTGTTTTTGACTCAATTTCAAGCTGCAGTGAAGTACACACCACCAGTTACCATACTGGCTAATGTGAAACAGAAGGAAGGAGAAAGTTTGACCTCATACTTCAAAAGGTTCAATGCAAAATCCACTTTGGTAAGGGGCGCAACTGATGAAACGCTGAAAATACTTCTTATAGCTGGACTGCGTGTGGGAACAGATTTCTGGAAGCACCTGCAAGGGAAGGACCCTGTGTCGTTAGCAGATGTGCTTGCGCAAGCGGAATCATTCAAAGCGATTGAGCAATCGCTTAcagaaacaaaaaagaatgacaacacccataactccaaggggcgaGCCAAGAGAAGAGATAGATCATTGAGCCCAGATTACCGGCGGAATGTCAGAAGCCCTAATAGG agTAGAGACAAGAAGAAGTATTGTGATTACCATGAGTCTACCGGCCATGACACCCATGAGTGTCGTCACCTAAAATATGAAATTGGGGAATTGATCAAGGCTGGGTACCTGggagaatggattgacaaggtgaaACAACGCAGGGGAAGCGATGACAAGGGTAAGGATGAAAGACAGCCCCTGCGGGTGGAAGATGTTGAAAAATCAACGGAAGTTAAGTTTCAGAGGGCTGGCAGTATcagggcaatttttggaggacaccctttTGTTGGTGATAGTAATCGAGCATTGGAAAGAAATGCGAGAGAGGCACGACATCCGCCGCTCACCAACATTCATAGTTTGGAAGATAGATCTTCAAAAATATTCAAAGGAGAGTCAGCTGATATTACGTTCAGGGAGAGAGAGTCAAGATGGGTACATCATCCCCATAACGATGTACTGGTAATAACTATGCTTATTGGGGCAATGAACGTGCATCAGGTCTTTTTGGACAATGGGAGTTCTGCGAACATCTTGTATTACAGCACATATAAAAATTGGGTTTCCCGGATAGCGACATGTACTTTGAAGATGCACACGTCTATGGCTTTACTGGAGAAGCAGTGA
- the LOC141689772 gene encoding protein LIFEGUARD 2-like, producing MWRRTFGKYDVESGVTQPLYPMMLEPPELRWNFVGKVYSIVAIQLILTVVIGAIVVSVDSISTFFTTSGAGLFFYILLIITPFIVLCPLSYYYQKHPVNFILLGVFTISLAAAIGLTCAYTSGKVILEAVILTAVVVVSLTLYTFWAAKRGYDFNFLGPFLFGAIVVLMVFGFIQIFFPLGKTSEMIYGCLASVIFCGYIVFDTDNLIKRYTYDDYIWASVSLYLDIINLFLSLLTIFRAVDE from the exons ATGTGGCGACGAACTTTCGGCAAATACGACGTCGAATCAGGCGTAACTCAACCTCTCTATCCAATGATGCTAGAGCCGCCGGAGCTCCGGTGGAACTTCGTCGGCAAAGTTTACTCCATCGTCGCGATCCAGTTGATCCTTACCGTCGTTATTGGCGCTATCGTCGTCTCCGTCGACTCAATTTCAACTTTCTTCACTACTTCTGGCGCTGGATTGTTTTTCTATATACTTCTCATCATCACTCCGTTTATCG TTTTGTGTCCGTTATCGTATTATTATCAGAAGCATCCGGTGAATTTTATACTGCTTGGAGTGTTTACGATTTCTCTCGCGGCTGCTATTGGATTGACTTGTGCTTATACAAGCG GGAAGGTTATCTTGGAAGCTGTTATCTTAACAGCTGTGGTGGTAGTGAGTCTTACATTGTACACTTTCTGGGCTGCAAAGAGAGGATATGACTTCAATTTCTTAGGACCTTTCCTGTTTGGTGCCATTGTCGTGCTCATGGTTTTTGGCTTCATTCAG ATATTCTTTCCCCTCGGGAAGACTTCAGAGATGATCTATGGCTGTCTAGCATCAGTTATATTTTGTGGATACATTGTCTTCGATACAGATAACCTTATAAAGCGCTATACTTATGATGATTACATCTGGGCTTCGGTTTCACTGTATTTGGACATCATCAACCTCTTTCTTTCATTGCTCACTATTTTTAGAGCTGTTGATGAATAA
- the LOC141691004 gene encoding protein FAF-like, chloroplastic translates to MLTVTCKRNLPLKVEEEKQGIISILGSNSRGPKPPAAASFRRTLSADMSSKKWLADNGFNKPPALKRIFSSAQLSIISAVNYQSSSSDDEEEELDGKKFHQNPKQDLWSSIVSQKKTEELPPPYVHHLVKKSSSSLCSKSLEICTEGLGSETGSDKVTLDTGSNEVTLETSSDKVEELLHQAQQEKETPKISYSEEIPKVAKYNYPAASNKKLQPKSFPPPIPLLAGSTEGPAVHMQSLRQNGRLVLKAVSSPSTKKLQAHREDGRLRLALIQPPKSQQHVQQPNSNKAVLFDEKEYIIKENLENVFNIQAANAIQGHDDEIIKDIEEGTDEIQDTVTKQELPEMSREVVNIHRSALMMKKIMGMENQNPIWSHKFTHAAAKIETENEGKETSPHSLPPRPPTTRTIPATPPAASSFNAYEYFWRIKPAVSGIKNPITQYSTIKHNISNNMPAPEKPKSYGQQELLALKTCRKARRSLLSWDAYCIATT, encoded by the coding sequence ATGTTGACTGTAACTTGTAAGAGAAACTTACCCCTTAAAGTTGAAGAGGAGAAGCAGGGGATAATATCCATTCTTGGATCCAACTCTCGAGGACCAAAGCCACCTGCAGCTGCCTCCTTCCGAAGAACTCTTTCTGCAGACATGTCTTCAAAGAAATGGTTAGCTGATAATGGTTTTAACAAACCTCCTGCATTGAAAAGGATTTTTTCATCTGCACAGCTTTCAATTATCTCTGCTGTTAATTATCAGTCATCTTCGTCTGATGATGAAGAGGAAGAACTTGATGGTAAAAAGTTTCACCAGAATCCTAAACAAGATTTGTGGAGTTCAATTGTATCGCAGAAGAAAACAGAGGAGCTCCCACCTCCTTATGTTCATCATCTTGTGAAGAAATCTTCAAGCTCCTTGTGCTCTAAAAGTCTCGAGATATGCACTGAAGGTCTTGGATCAGAAACCGGTTCTGACAAGGTCACCTTAGACACTGGTTCTAACGAGGTCACATTAGAGACTAGTTCTGACAAGGTTGAAGAACTATTACACCAGGCACAGCAAGAGAAAGAAACACCAAAGATTTCCTACTCAGAAGAAATACCAAAAGTGGCGAAGTACAACTATCCTGCAGCATCTAACAAGAAGCTGCAGCCTAAATCTTTTCCACCCCCCATCCCTTTACTTGCAGGTAGTACTGAGGGTCCAGCTGTCCACATGCAATCTCTTCGTCAGAATGGTCGATTGGTCCTTAAAGCTGTTTCAAGTCCTTCAACTAAAAAACTCCAAGCACACCGCGAAGATGGTCGCCTTCGCCTCGCATTAATTCAGCCTCCTAAAAGTCAACAGCATGTTCAACAACCTAATAGCAATAAAGCGGTCCTGTTTGATGAAAAGGAGTACATAATCAAAGAAAACCTTGAGAATGTGTTTAACATACAGGCTGCGAACGCTATTCAGGGACATGATGATGAAATAATCAAAGACATCGAAGAGGGAACTGATGAAATCCAAGACACCGTCACTAAACAAGAATTGCCAGAAATGTCAAGGGAAGTGGTTAACATACACAGGTCAGCTTTGATGATGAAGAAAATAATGGGAATGGAAAACCAGAACCCAATATGGTCTCACAAATTCACCCATGCTGCAGCCAAAATTGAAACAGAGAATGAAGGAAAAGAAACATCGCCACATTCTCTCCCACCACGACCTCCAACGACCAGGACAATACCTGCCACACCACCAGCAGCTTCCTCATTCAATGCTTATGAGTATTTCTGGAGAATCAAACCTGCGGTTTCAGGCATTAAGAACCCCATCACCCAATATTCAACCATAAAACACAACATTAGCAACAATATGCCTGCTCCTGAAAAGCCAAAATCATATGGGCAACAAGAATTGCTTGCATTGAAGACCTGTAGGAAAGCAAGGAGATCTCTTCTAAGCTGGGATGCATATTGCATTGCAACAACCTAA